From one Nocardioides yefusunii genomic stretch:
- a CDS encoding DUF3375 domain-containing protein — protein sequence MSEIAAELARVKNAFDQPTLTLLHQRQAPVVISVFRAAFGRSNRPIPTARLHTQVEEHLAQVRVAGEKDVPSAPGRDLCQKWMRDQWLVRSLDERGQEVYTLTSHAQQALELVKNMTRERATLSEHRIATILGTVRRFNSEANPDRSARVTILDEEIARMTAERDRLLGGADLVTATDDYMSEGFTELLSLISALPSDFARVEERFAQIRGEILTAFRADDRPAGDVIDTYLERADALITATHEGRAFEGAFALLRDEGLVSQLREDLNDLLEHPTADRILHDADRAELRGTVKLVREGLDRVLTQRSRVTATLKEYIVSHDAARDRELEQTLRAVESEMMTWMARTGPRASHDVGLLPSRVVVDHLRERFHDPADDVLPERIGTNEAPEANPRLSLEAVRAQGGPQLGDLRERLEAALAGLVPTGTLGGVFDSLEESMRRPVEIFGLLHLAAERGWSGGDDLETYVTRRPDGTTRVFEVPRTELGTELGTAPDVAPDVNLDLAPDATPDPTRDESDS from the coding sequence TTGAGCGAGATCGCTGCCGAGTTGGCGCGCGTGAAGAACGCGTTCGACCAACCCACCCTCACACTCCTGCACCAACGTCAGGCCCCGGTGGTGATCTCGGTCTTCCGCGCGGCGTTCGGCCGCAGCAACCGACCGATCCCCACCGCCCGCCTGCACACGCAGGTCGAGGAACACCTGGCCCAGGTGCGCGTCGCGGGGGAGAAGGACGTCCCGTCCGCCCCCGGGCGAGACCTGTGCCAGAAGTGGATGCGTGACCAGTGGCTGGTCCGTTCCCTCGACGAGCGCGGCCAGGAGGTCTACACGCTGACCTCGCACGCCCAGCAGGCGCTCGAACTGGTCAAGAACATGACCCGCGAACGCGCCACGCTGAGCGAACACCGGATCGCGACGATCCTGGGCACCGTGCGCCGCTTCAACTCCGAGGCCAACCCCGACCGGTCCGCGCGCGTCACGATCCTCGACGAGGAGATCGCGCGGATGACCGCCGAACGGGACCGTCTCCTCGGCGGCGCCGACCTGGTCACCGCCACCGACGACTACATGTCGGAGGGTTTCACCGAACTGCTGTCGTTGATCTCGGCGCTGCCCAGTGACTTCGCCCGCGTGGAGGAGCGTTTCGCCCAGATCCGCGGCGAGATCCTTACCGCGTTCCGCGCAGACGACCGCCCCGCCGGTGACGTCATCGACACCTACCTGGAACGAGCCGACGCGCTCATCACCGCCACCCACGAGGGTCGCGCCTTCGAGGGGGCGTTCGCGTTGCTGCGCGACGAGGGCCTGGTCTCCCAGCTCCGCGAGGACCTCAACGATCTGCTCGAACACCCCACTGCCGACCGGATCCTGCACGACGCCGACCGCGCCGAACTGCGCGGCACCGTCAAGCTGGTCCGTGAGGGTCTCGACCGGGTGCTCACCCAACGCTCCCGCGTCACCGCGACGCTCAAGGAGTACATCGTCTCCCACGACGCGGCCCGCGACCGCGAACTGGAGCAGACCCTGCGTGCGGTCGAGTCGGAGATGATGACGTGGATGGCCAGGACCGGTCCGCGTGCCTCCCACGACGTCGGCCTGCTGCCCTCACGCGTCGTCGTCGACCACCTGCGTGAGCGTTTCCACGACCCCGCCGACGACGTCCTGCCAGAACGCATCGGGACCAACGAGGCCCCCGAGGCGAACCCGAGGCTCTCGCTCGAGGCGGTCCGCGCCCAAGGCGGTCCGCAACTCGGTGACCTGCGCGAACGTCTTGAAGCAGCACTCGCCGGCCTCGTCCCCACCGGCACCCTCGGCGGCGTCTTCGACTCCTTGGAGGAGTCGATGCGTCGTCCGGTCGAGATCTTCGGCCTGCTGCACCTCGCCGCAGAGCGTGGCTGGAGCGGCGGCGACGACCTCGAGACCTATGTGACCCGACGTCCCGACGGCACGACGCGGGTCTTCGAGGTGCCGCGCACTGAACTGGGCACCGAGCTCGGCACCGCCCCTGATGTCGCCCCCGACGTCAACCTTGACCTCGCCCCTGACGCGACCCCCGACCCGACCCGTGACGAGAGTGACTCATGA
- a CDS encoding FAD/NAD(P)-binding protein: MRADLVVVGGGPRALQALLALDDALAAAEERGQGLGRELVVDLFEPGRPGAGAVWCPDQLPHLLMNLDPSSVDFRSRSGTVSHDYRAWERCVRYVPLRYPPRARMGLYLVWVFGCVERSPRLRIRHRREAVTGLVRGREGWDVLTEGGAARTVAPRVVLATGHAGGGAVDHTELAADVARRGPGAHVAVRGAALTGIDTVLTLTAARGSRWFADGSPEPEQAPVPIGSGLTWVPSGQEPDRITLVSRSGELLMPKPDVLDPAVVEAVRSVTSRWRPGAVPDDGWWDVLVDAAAAAAHASGRRFVRDSAHVVLARGRDEEPWQERWLRDLDRAEGNHPCASSTTSFDEAAWWLGRAWAAGYAHVVASLDRSVRPEHEWRRWRERAARLERWAFGPPAETVRKLLALGEAGMLDVARSVPAEATVEVDAITRGPGVLDDHLGADGAEPRAHDSLWATLLDLGQVQVRPGERGVLTTASGQCISPEGRGTPGLSVLGRPTEDPVIGHDTLLRLHADVERWAERIAAEMVAGRAVMPRQRGAKLRTAAAGAATAAVGEA; encoded by the coding sequence GTGCGAGCTGACCTGGTGGTCGTGGGTGGCGGCCCACGTGCCCTGCAGGCTTTGCTGGCTCTCGACGACGCTCTGGCTGCGGCGGAGGAACGCGGTCAGGGACTCGGTCGGGAGCTCGTGGTGGACCTCTTCGAACCGGGCAGACCCGGGGCCGGCGCCGTCTGGTGTCCCGACCAGCTGCCGCACCTGCTGATGAACCTCGACCCCAGCAGCGTCGACTTCAGATCCCGGTCCGGGACGGTCAGCCACGACTACCGCGCCTGGGAACGGTGCGTGCGGTACGTGCCGCTGAGGTACCCGCCGCGGGCGCGGATGGGGCTCTACCTGGTCTGGGTCTTCGGCTGCGTCGAGCGCTCCCCACGCCTGCGGATCAGGCACCGACGGGAGGCCGTCACCGGACTCGTGCGAGGCCGGGAGGGGTGGGACGTCCTCACCGAGGGGGGCGCCGCCCGCACGGTGGCCCCGCGGGTCGTGCTGGCCACCGGGCACGCCGGCGGCGGAGCAGTCGACCACACCGAGCTCGCCGCGGACGTGGCCCGTCGTGGTCCCGGAGCACACGTCGCGGTTCGCGGTGCCGCCCTCACCGGGATCGACACCGTCCTGACCCTGACGGCCGCCCGCGGCAGCCGCTGGTTCGCCGACGGTTCACCCGAGCCCGAGCAGGCCCCTGTGCCGATCGGTTCAGGGCTCACGTGGGTGCCCTCGGGGCAGGAGCCGGACCGGATCACCCTCGTCTCCCGCTCCGGTGAGCTCCTCATGCCCAAGCCCGACGTGCTGGACCCCGCCGTGGTGGAGGCCGTGCGATCGGTGACGTCCCGCTGGCGTCCAGGCGCGGTCCCCGACGACGGCTGGTGGGACGTGCTGGTCGACGCCGCCGCTGCGGCAGCCCACGCCAGCGGCCGCCGTTTCGTCCGGGACTCCGCCCACGTCGTCCTGGCCCGCGGACGTGACGAGGAACCGTGGCAGGAACGCTGGCTGCGCGACCTCGACCGAGCCGAGGGGAACCACCCCTGCGCCTCGTCCACCACTTCCTTCGACGAGGCAGCGTGGTGGCTCGGCCGGGCCTGGGCCGCCGGGTACGCCCACGTCGTCGCCTCATTGGACCGTAGTGTCCGCCCCGAGCACGAGTGGCGTCGGTGGCGTGAGCGGGCAGCACGACTCGAGCGTTGGGCCTTCGGTCCGCCGGCGGAGACCGTCCGGAAACTCCTGGCGTTGGGGGAGGCCGGGATGCTCGACGTGGCCCGCTCCGTGCCCGCCGAGGCGACGGTCGAGGTCGACGCGATCACTCGTGGGCCGGGCGTCCTGGACGACCACCTCGGAGCGGACGGGGCCGAACCGCGAGCCCATGACTCGCTCTGGGCCACCCTGCTCGACCTCGGCCAGGTGCAGGTGCGTCCCGGCGAACGCGGCGTCCTCACCACCGCGTCGGGTCAGTGCATCTCGCCCGAAGGCCGAGGGACGCCGGGGCTCAGCGTGCTGGGGCGGCCGACGGAGGACCCTGTGATCGGGCACGACACCCTGCTGCGGCTGCACGCCGACGTGGAACGCTGGGCCGAGCGGATCGCAGCCGAGATGGTGGCCGGGCGGGCCGTGATGCCTCGTCAACGCGGCGCCAAGCTCCGCACGGCCGCTGCTGGTGCCGCGACGGCGGCGGTGGGGGAGGCGTGA
- a CDS encoding cysteine synthase family protein, with the protein MTGQAGEFQRSGIRVLRTPSPEVHDSPHLAAVPTPLTRLTRIFPAARPQLWAKLENLQVSGSAKERPAAAMVEGLERDGLLRPGGTIVESTSGNLGVALARRCAVAGYRFVAVVDDRANEASVRTMQAFGAEIDLVEVGVGGNRLVARVARVRELLDLIPGAVTPDQYARPDNPAAHEEGTLPELVAALGRPPTHLYVATSTAGTLLGCQQAIRSHRWGTTLVAVDATGSALWGGEPGERKMPGLGAGFVTEHALHATPAVVHRVDESDMVRGCRLLARREGLLTGASTGAIVAAVGRDLPHLGEDALVAMLVHDGGAPYLNTVYDDVWVRAELADPARALAEDAGDWPFAALVDTPTGGVDRAS; encoded by the coding sequence ATGACGGGGCAGGCGGGCGAGTTCCAGCGGTCTGGAATCCGTGTCCTTCGGACCCCGTCTCCCGAGGTCCACGACTCGCCCCACCTGGCTGCGGTACCGACGCCCCTCACCCGGCTCACCCGGATCTTCCCGGCTGCGCGTCCCCAGCTCTGGGCCAAGCTGGAGAACCTCCAGGTCTCCGGCAGCGCCAAGGAACGCCCTGCCGCCGCGATGGTCGAGGGGCTCGAGCGTGACGGGCTCCTGCGTCCCGGTGGCACGATCGTCGAGTCCACCTCGGGCAACCTCGGGGTGGCGCTGGCGCGTCGGTGTGCCGTCGCAGGTTACCGCTTCGTCGCCGTCGTCGACGACCGCGCCAACGAGGCGTCTGTCCGCACGATGCAGGCCTTCGGCGCCGAGATCGATCTGGTCGAGGTCGGCGTAGGTGGCAACCGGCTCGTGGCCCGGGTGGCCCGGGTCCGGGAACTCCTTGACCTGATCCCCGGCGCCGTCACCCCCGACCAGTACGCCCGCCCTGACAACCCGGCGGCGCACGAGGAGGGGACCCTGCCCGAGCTGGTCGCGGCGCTCGGGCGCCCTCCGACCCACCTCTATGTCGCCACCAGCACCGCCGGAACCCTGCTGGGCTGCCAGCAGGCCATTCGCAGCCACCGCTGGGGGACCACCCTCGTCGCGGTCGACGCGACCGGGTCCGCGCTCTGGGGAGGCGAACCCGGCGAACGCAAGATGCCCGGACTGGGCGCCGGCTTCGTCACCGAGCACGCCCTGCATGCCACCCCCGCCGTCGTCCACCGCGTCGACGAGTCCGACATGGTCCGCGGTTGCCGACTGCTCGCGCGCCGCGAAGGACTGCTCACGGGCGCGTCCACCGGTGCCATCGTCGCCGCGGTCGGTCGCGACCTCCCACACCTGGGTGAGGACGCGCTGGTCGCGATGCTCGTCCATGACGGCGGAGCCCCCTACCTGAACACCGTGTACGACGACGTGTGGGTCCGCGCCGAACTGGCCGACCCTGCCCGCGCTCTCGCCGAGGACGCGGGTGACTGGCCCTTCGCGGCGCTGGTCGACACACCTACTGGAGGAGTGGATCGTGCGAGCTGA
- a CDS encoding ABC transporter ATP-binding protein, with product MPRGGPAVTHLSDEEIKADNKPALGRIVRLLAPYRSQMAAVGGVVVLSAVLSSLVPFLTRATFDDALFVEGGPRMDLLGWLVAGMCVLPILSAMLGIVQNWLTSSIGNSAMADLRSDLFAHLQKMELAFFTTTKTGAIQSRLANDVAGVRTVLTDTMTSILQNSVTVIAALISMLVLSWQLTILTVVLMPLFIWLQNKVGKRRQVLARKTQENLSEMTAITEESLSVSGILLSKVFNRGESEVDRYRRANQLQTKLQVEQAMTGRLFFATVQTFFAITPAIIYLVAGFLIQGRFPGADQGITAGTLVAFTTVQARLQMPLMQLMRVALDVQTSLALFRRIFEYLDLEPAIVDRPGARTISPDELRGDVEFRGVFFRYPEARALTGAPRSDRFADGSGKVEAVSTAQADAWTLSDLDLTIPGGTMAAIVGPSGSGKTTATYLVPRFYDVSQGQVLIDGIDVRDITLASLADCVGMVTQEPYLFHGTIGENIAYAKPGASSEEIVQAARDANIHDRIMSFPEGYDTVTGERGYRLSGGEKQRIAIARVLLKNPRILILDEATSALDNETERLVQEALERATHGRTTLAIAHRLSTIHNADVIFGLVDGRLVEHGTHAELLADENGLYARLYREQFSTRTPQATGEGRDGDLRADVSF from the coding sequence ATGCCCCGAGGCGGACCCGCGGTCACGCACCTCAGCGACGAGGAGATCAAGGCCGACAACAAACCCGCGTTGGGCCGGATCGTCCGGCTCCTCGCGCCCTACCGCTCCCAGATGGCCGCCGTGGGTGGCGTCGTGGTGCTCTCCGCGGTGCTGTCCTCGCTGGTGCCGTTCCTGACCAGGGCGACGTTCGACGACGCGCTCTTCGTCGAGGGCGGTCCCCGGATGGACCTGCTGGGCTGGCTGGTGGCCGGCATGTGTGTCCTGCCGATCCTGTCGGCGATGCTCGGGATCGTCCAGAACTGGTTGACGTCGTCGATCGGCAACTCGGCGATGGCGGACCTGCGCAGCGACCTCTTCGCGCACCTGCAGAAGATGGAACTGGCGTTCTTCACCACCACCAAGACCGGTGCGATCCAGTCGCGTCTGGCCAACGACGTCGCCGGTGTCCGCACGGTCCTGACCGACACGATGACGTCGATCCTGCAGAACTCCGTCACCGTGATCGCGGCGCTGATCTCGATGCTGGTGCTGAGCTGGCAGCTGACGATCCTGACGGTGGTGCTGATGCCGCTGTTCATCTGGTTGCAGAACAAGGTCGGCAAGCGGCGTCAGGTGCTGGCGCGCAAGACCCAGGAGAACCTGTCGGAGATGACGGCGATCACCGAGGAGTCGCTGAGCGTCTCGGGGATCCTGCTCTCTAAGGTCTTCAACCGCGGCGAGTCCGAGGTCGACCGCTACCGTCGCGCCAACCAGCTGCAGACCAAGCTGCAGGTGGAGCAGGCGATGACCGGACGGCTCTTCTTCGCCACCGTCCAGACGTTCTTCGCCATCACCCCGGCGATCATCTACCTCGTGGCGGGCTTCCTGATCCAGGGCCGTTTCCCCGGTGCCGACCAAGGCATCACCGCAGGCACGCTGGTGGCGTTCACGACCGTCCAGGCCCGGCTGCAGATGCCGCTGATGCAGTTGATGCGGGTCGCGCTCGACGTCCAGACCTCGTTGGCGCTGTTCCGTCGGATCTTCGAGTACCTCGACCTGGAGCCGGCGATCGTCGACCGTCCCGGTGCCCGCACGATCAGCCCCGACGAACTCCGCGGTGACGTGGAGTTCCGCGGCGTCTTCTTCCGTTACCCCGAGGCCCGTGCCCTGACCGGTGCACCGCGCAGCGACCGGTTCGCGGACGGTTCGGGCAAGGTGGAGGCTGTCTCCACCGCGCAGGCCGACGCCTGGACGCTCTCCGACCTCGACCTCACGATCCCCGGCGGCACGATGGCTGCGATCGTCGGGCCGTCCGGCTCGGGCAAGACCACGGCCACCTACCTGGTGCCTCGCTTCTACGACGTCTCACAGGGTCAGGTCCTGATCGACGGGATCGACGTCCGCGACATCACCCTGGCCTCGCTCGCGGACTGCGTCGGGATGGTGACCCAGGAGCCGTACCTGTTCCACGGCACCATCGGCGAGAACATCGCCTACGCCAAGCCCGGCGCGAGCAGCGAGGAGATCGTGCAGGCTGCCCGCGACGCCAACATCCACGACCGGATCATGAGTTTCCCCGAGGGCTACGACACCGTCACCGGCGAGCGCGGCTACCGGCTCTCGGGTGGCGAGAAGCAGCGGATCGCGATCGCGCGGGTGCTGCTGAAGAACCCCCGGATCCTGATCCTCGACGAGGCCACCTCCGCGCTCGACAACGAGACCGAGCGCCTCGTCCAGGAAGCGTTGGAGCGGGCCACGCACGGGCGCACGACGCTGGCGATCGCGCACCGGCTCTCCACGATCCACAACGCCGACGTGATCTTCGGGCTCGTCGACGGGCGTCTCGTGGAGCACGGGACGCACGCCGAACTCCTCGCCGACGAGAACGGGCTCTACGCCCGCCTCTACCGCGAGCAGTTCTCCACCCGGACGCCGCAGGCCACCGGCGAGGGACGCGACGGGGACCTGCGCGCCGACGTCTCGTTCTGA
- a CDS encoding DUF4194 domain-containing protein: protein MSDDDLTPDDVMEPVESALDDAIDPDAQSGPDEDGVASHEFAHDSASVSLFEGDEGTLEVAQRHALVTLLKQRFISARTHPRDWRTLVEHEGLLRSRLNDLFLELQVDREREVAWKRQATSETAAKFPTLLHDTAWSREETLVLVHLRDRLRAGLASGESKVFVDTDDVLDYVESFRPLHATDPAGDEKRARNAVAAVAKAGLLISTGTDDRFEISEAVEPLLPLELLKELLAALQRANETVPVEPEKIDDLFGDEHTVEGTPSGADAATGTDTDDAKDETR from the coding sequence ATGAGCGACGACGACCTCACCCCCGACGACGTGATGGAGCCCGTCGAGAGCGCCCTCGACGACGCCATCGACCCCGACGCCCAGTCCGGCCCTGACGAGGACGGCGTGGCCAGCCACGAGTTCGCCCACGACTCCGCCTCGGTCTCCCTGTTCGAGGGCGACGAGGGCACCCTGGAGGTCGCCCAGCGGCACGCACTGGTGACGCTGCTCAAGCAGCGCTTCATCTCCGCCCGCACCCACCCGCGGGACTGGCGCACCCTCGTCGAGCACGAGGGCCTGCTGCGCTCGCGCCTCAACGACCTCTTCCTCGAACTGCAGGTCGACCGCGAGCGCGAGGTCGCCTGGAAGCGTCAGGCCACCTCCGAGACCGCGGCGAAGTTCCCGACGCTGCTCCACGACACCGCGTGGTCGCGCGAGGAGACCCTGGTCCTGGTGCACCTGCGCGACCGCCTCCGCGCCGGTCTGGCCAGCGGTGAGAGCAAGGTCTTCGTCGACACCGACGACGTCCTCGACTACGTCGAGAGCTTCCGCCCGCTGCACGCCACCGACCCGGCCGGCGACGAGAAGCGGGCCCGCAACGCGGTGGCCGCCGTCGCCAAGGCAGGTCTGCTGATCTCCACCGGCACCGACGACCGGTTCGAGATCAGCGAGGCCGTCGAGCCGCTGCTGCCGCTGGAGCTGCTCAAGGAACTGCTCGCCGCACTTCAGCGGGCCAACGAGACGGTGCCGGTCGAGCCGGAGAAGATCGACGACCTGTTCGGTGACGAGCACACCGTCGAAGGCACCCCGTCCGGCGCCGACGCCGCCACGGGCACCGACACTGACGACGCGAAGGACGAGACGCGATGA
- a CDS encoding ATP-binding protein, translating to MSVGENETTFSDEIAAEQGEGLFDSAVVATPSDDTMQWRAHLMQLVNWGGFSGLTRVPLGGDATMISGGSGAGKSTILDAYTALMMTSDTKFNGASNDAVAGRARSAGQRNLLSYLRGAVDVVDDPRTGRPVEKLLRGKGADTWGAVAMTFVNDQGGQFTALRTYYVPRRATRSGEVQMQLTTFEGPLALENAELAVAERFHANTLKKLFPGIRVHRTYAEFAAVLHARLGIGANGDGAKALRLLARIQAGNQVRSVDELYKEMVLERPATYAAADRAVEHFDDLDAAYTAMRTEERKLELLGPIVDLNERKQQARRRRHALDSYGVTSEGDTPLRLWLYRTHLRLLEKSLAGNKADREHTAETLASCVGTERALEVDVENAKAAHRAAGGATLESLAASIAQEEAVLEERRRRRTEVEQRVLPLLESGTGSADRFAAAFADAEAFASLQADASAWLDALPAEQARLKGVRDEVRDRLYPVKQRQSDVRRERAALENTGGRVPARMHELREEVAAASGLGVDELPFVAELIDVAPEDVRWRNAVETVLGGAARLMLVPEEKLDQFSAAIDGLRLRGRLTFEGVPLNMSEQGQGDPARIAGKLIHKDSPFTGWVQWFVRSPERNALCVETADDLRGDGFRVTLAGQTRNGARGAHGRNDIRNIIGFSNEEAVAEADAELEAIEKELQEIDAAVAAVERSERVLQQRRTAYEALVLVRFDDIDTDGSQRRVDELEQRRADILDADDELKVLEAQIAELSARLEEARKERYGLEQTQRTLAAQHAELVDDEDTVKDLLEEVENRGKVTLDEDQAATLAEEFTAAVAPGDPDALDRFQENSQRLAQRLSAAVEEVDFEVRRVDEELAQIFKLYKMQWDSPNLGASPEAYSDFAAILDEIRGTGLAARRGEWRRRLTEWSGQDLVPLVGAMASSVEEIEDRLEPINQILRRIEFGASGDRLRIRLRRLSPVHLTTFMKDLRHLAAEAPTDLAEADLEKRFMDLRRFMNQLRKPSATLEGTSDRDRLLDVRRHVEISAERYDHGTGEVTATYRTLGEKSGGESQELVAFIVGSALRFRLGDEARSRPRFAPVFLDEGFVKADSEFAGRAVRAWKELGFQLVIGVPLDKVTGLEPHMDELLAITKNATTHQSWITPIMDAVRRAERDRVDSA from the coding sequence ATGAGCGTGGGCGAGAACGAGACCACCTTCTCCGACGAGATCGCGGCCGAGCAGGGCGAGGGACTCTTCGACTCCGCCGTGGTCGCCACCCCCTCCGACGACACCATGCAGTGGCGCGCCCATCTCATGCAGCTGGTCAACTGGGGCGGCTTCTCCGGCCTGACCCGAGTGCCGCTGGGCGGCGACGCGACCATGATCTCCGGTGGTTCGGGCGCCGGTAAGTCGACGATCCTCGACGCCTACACCGCGCTGATGATGACCTCGGACACCAAGTTCAACGGTGCTTCCAACGACGCCGTCGCCGGTCGTGCCCGTTCGGCCGGTCAGCGCAACCTGCTCTCCTACCTGCGTGGCGCGGTCGACGTCGTCGACGACCCCCGCACCGGACGTCCGGTGGAGAAGTTGCTGCGCGGCAAGGGCGCCGACACCTGGGGTGCGGTGGCGATGACGTTCGTCAACGACCAGGGCGGCCAGTTCACCGCGCTGCGCACCTACTACGTGCCGCGTCGTGCGACCCGCTCCGGCGAGGTCCAGATGCAGTTGACGACCTTCGAGGGCCCGCTGGCCCTGGAGAACGCCGAGCTCGCGGTGGCCGAGCGTTTCCACGCCAACACCCTCAAGAAGCTGTTCCCCGGCATCCGGGTGCACCGCACCTACGCCGAGTTCGCCGCCGTCCTGCACGCGCGCCTCGGCATCGGTGCCAACGGCGACGGCGCGAAGGCGCTGCGTCTGCTGGCCCGGATCCAGGCCGGCAACCAGGTCCGCAGTGTCGACGAGCTCTACAAGGAGATGGTGCTGGAGCGGCCCGCGACGTATGCGGCTGCTGACCGTGCTGTCGAGCACTTCGACGACCTCGATGCCGCCTACACCGCGATGCGGACCGAGGAGCGCAAGCTCGAACTGCTCGGCCCGATCGTCGACCTCAACGAGCGCAAGCAGCAGGCGCGTCGTCGTCGTCACGCTCTCGACTCCTACGGTGTGACGTCCGAGGGCGACACCCCGCTGCGTCTGTGGCTCTACCGCACGCACCTGCGTCTGCTGGAGAAGTCGCTGGCCGGCAACAAGGCCGACCGCGAACACACCGCTGAGACGCTGGCCAGTTGCGTCGGGACCGAACGTGCCCTCGAGGTGGACGTCGAGAACGCCAAGGCCGCGCACCGCGCTGCTGGTGGCGCGACGCTGGAGTCGCTGGCTGCTTCCATCGCGCAGGAGGAGGCGGTCCTGGAGGAGCGTCGCCGTCGTCGCACCGAGGTGGAGCAGCGGGTCCTGCCGCTGTTGGAGTCCGGTACCGGCAGCGCCGACCGATTCGCCGCGGCGTTCGCCGACGCTGAAGCGTTCGCGAGCCTGCAGGCCGACGCCTCCGCGTGGCTCGACGCCCTCCCGGCCGAGCAGGCGCGCCTCAAGGGCGTCCGCGACGAGGTCCGTGACCGTCTCTACCCGGTCAAGCAGCGTCAGTCCGACGTCCGTCGCGAGCGTGCGGCGCTGGAGAACACCGGTGGTCGGGTGCCGGCGCGCATGCACGAGCTCCGTGAGGAGGTCGCGGCCGCGTCCGGTCTGGGCGTGGACGAGCTGCCGTTCGTCGCTGAACTGATCGACGTCGCCCCCGAGGACGTCCGGTGGCGCAACGCCGTCGAGACGGTCCTGGGCGGTGCCGCGCGTCTGATGCTGGTGCCCGAGGAGAAGCTCGACCAGTTCTCCGCCGCGATCGACGGTCTGCGTCTGCGGGGCCGCCTCACCTTCGAGGGCGTCCCGCTGAACATGTCCGAGCAGGGTCAGGGCGACCCGGCCCGGATCGCCGGCAAGCTGATCCACAAGGACTCCCCGTTCACCGGCTGGGTGCAGTGGTTCGTTCGTTCCCCCGAACGCAACGCGCTCTGCGTCGAGACCGCCGACGACCTGCGCGGCGACGGTTTCCGCGTGACGCTGGCCGGCCAGACCCGCAACGGTGCGCGCGGTGCCCACGGTCGCAACGACATCCGCAACATCATCGGTTTCTCCAACGAGGAGGCCGTGGCCGAGGCCGATGCCGAACTCGAGGCGATCGAGAAGGAACTCCAGGAGATCGACGCCGCCGTGGCCGCGGTCGAGCGTTCCGAGCGTGTCCTGCAGCAGCGCCGCACCGCCTACGAAGCATTGGTGCTGGTCCGCTTCGACGACATCGACACCGACGGTTCGCAGCGTCGCGTCGACGAGTTGGAGCAGCGTCGAGCCGACATCCTTGACGCCGACGACGAACTGAAGGTCCTCGAGGCCCAGATCGCCGAGCTCTCCGCCCGTCTGGAGGAGGCCCGCAAGGAGCGCTACGGCCTGGAGCAGACCCAGCGCACCCTCGCGGCCCAGCACGCCGAACTCGTCGACGACGAGGACACCGTCAAGGACCTCCTCGAAGAGGTCGAGAACCGTGGCAAGGTCACCCTCGACGAGGACCAGGCAGCGACGCTGGCCGAGGAGTTCACCGCCGCCGTGGCGCCCGGCGACCCCGACGCGCTCGACCGGTTCCAGGAGAACTCCCAGCGCCTGGCGCAGCGGCTGAGTGCGGCCGTGGAGGAGGTCGACTTCGAGGTCCGTCGGGTTGACGAGGAGCTCGCGCAGATCTTCAAGCTCTACAAGATGCAGTGGGACTCCCCGAACCTGGGTGCGAGCCCGGAGGCCTACAGCGACTTCGCCGCGATCCTCGACGAGATCCGCGGCACCGGTCTGGCAGCCCGCCGCGGTGAGTGGCGTCGTCGTCTGACCGAGTGGAGCGGTCAGGACCTGGTGCCGTTGGTGGGCGCGATGGCGTCCTCGGTGGAGGAGATCGAGGACCGTCTCGAACCGATCAACCAGATCCTGCGTCGGATCGAGTTCGGTGCGTCGGGCGACCGGCTCCGGATCCGTCTGCGTCGCCTCTCCCCGGTGCACCTGACGACGTTCATGAAGGACCTGCGCCACCTCGCCGCCGAGGCCCCGACCGACCTGGCCGAGGCCGACCTGGAGAAGCGCTTCATGGACCTGCGCCGGTTCATGAACCAGCTCCGCAAGCCGTCCGCGACGCTGGAGGGCACCTCCGACCGCGACCGTCTGCTCGACGTGCGTCGTCACGTGGAGATCAGTGCCGAGCGCTACGACCACGGCACCGGTGAGGTCACCGCGACGTACCGCACGTTGGGGGAGAAGTCCGGTGGTGAGTCCCAGGAACTGGTGGCGTTCATCGTCGGTTCGGCGTTGCGCTTCCGTCTCGGTGACGAGGCCCGCTCGCGTCCGCGCTTCGCGCCGGTGTTCCTCGACGAAGGTTTCGTCAAGGCCGACTCTGAGTTCGCCGGCCGCGCCGTGCGTGCCTGGAAGGAGCTGGGCTTCCAGCTCGTCATCGGTGTCCCGCTCGACAAGGTGACCGGTCTGGAGCCGCACATGGACGAGCTGCTGGCGATCACGAAGAACGCCACCACGCACCAGTCGTGGATCACGCCGATTATGGACGCCGTGCGGCGTGCCGAGCGCGACAGGGTCGACTCGGCCTGA